A genomic segment from Necator americanus strain Aroian chromosome III, whole genome shotgun sequence encodes:
- a CDS encoding hypothetical protein (NECATOR_CHRIII.G10144.T1), translated as MGRTSLLLKPGVQQFLRKFCQKQIRALRFPFAQNVRSVGEARRALLETCCNSINPEKNISSAIRREQKEVEASYSGGVLDQRETITAVNQNL; from the coding sequence atgGGCAGAACCTCGCTGCTGCTGAAGCCAGGAGTGCagcaatttttgaggaaattctGTCAAAAACAAATCCGAGCACTACGCTTCCCCTTCGCTCAAAATGTTCGAAGCGTTGGCGAAGCGCGTCGTGCACTTCTGGAAACATGCTGCAATTCGatcaatccagaaaaaaacatcagcaGTGCAATTAgacgagaacaaaaagaagtagaagctAGTTATAGCGGCGGAGTGCTCGATCAACGTGAAACAATCACCGCCGTCAACCAGAATCTCTAG